A DNA window from Pleurocapsa sp. PCC 7319 contains the following coding sequences:
- a CDS encoding universal stress protein, which yields MFNKILVAIDRSPASRQVFDQALSLAKAAKVNLMILHVLSAEEEGSPMLSPYFVKHRDHCVHLDPQIMRMANELYEKEWELFKQKGLELLRFYTDQAIAAGVQTEFSQITGHPSSTICDFAQSCDADVIIIGRRGHSGVKELFLGSVSNYVVHHAPCSVLLVQTPILQEDSAAVKSIKTTARA from the coding sequence ATGTTTAACAAAATACTCGTAGCAATAGATCGTTCGCCAGCTAGTAGACAAGTATTTGACCAAGCTTTATCTCTAGCTAAAGCTGCTAAAGTCAACTTGATGATACTTCATGTATTATCAGCAGAAGAAGAAGGTAGTCCCATGCTATCTCCTTACTTTGTAAAACACAGAGATCATTGTGTTCATCTCGATCCTCAGATAATGCGTATGGCTAATGAATTATACGAAAAAGAATGGGAATTATTTAAACAAAAAGGATTAGAATTACTACGTTTCTATACAGATCAAGCGATCGCAGCAGGAGTACAGACCGAGTTTAGTCAAATTACTGGTCATCCCAGTTCCACCATTTGCGATTTTGCTCAATCTTGCGATGCTGATGTTATTATCATTGGTAGAAGAGGACATTCAGGTGTTAAAGAATTATTTTTAGGTAGTGTCAGTAACTATGTTGTTCATCATGCTCCCTGCTCAGTATTACTAGTTCAGACTCCCATTTTGCAAGAAGATTCAGCTGCAGTAAAAAGTATTAAAACGACGGCTCGTGCCTGA